Within Vicia villosa cultivar HV-30 ecotype Madison, WI linkage group LG1, Vvil1.0, whole genome shotgun sequence, the genomic segment taaggaaagattcatctctctctttcctaagggtgaatctaactgggaaaggatttaagatcaattgttatttgtgcaaagtacaagtatttaattgattatccttggaagttcaagataactgatgttcttaacgatgttggaacatctcttcttcaagaccatgtacaggaaggatagtgcaattgttttaagatctatctctttggtggcagcagaagcatatgatcactgaaaaaggtttcctggcaagaaacatgttcagctttggagtgcacaagaagaagaagacatcataatcttgatggtggttacttggatcagtttatttctgatctaggtaaggaagtgcattggctaatgcacactgtgaagtcaagaacaagtggcagtattcttgacatcatggaaatagctttgctcaaggaagtggcatccttggtacagctagaggattagtctctaactagtccttctgatgactcatgcatcagagtgtctgatgttgttggaaaagaagcaggGATTCATAAAAGTGTGAGCTTGGATGACATAACTGCATAACTGCAGGATGGAGGTTGCGTACTCAAACTTTGTTTCACAATCAGGTAtatgagagcattgaactctggttctgtaaagggaggaagttctttcaagtggcagaagaaggagctgaattcaacagctagatgttaaaacacaatgtgttgacatttggttcatctcagaagtgggttcgaaggatcaagataatcaacatatggcagctgattattcttgaggatagtcttagacaaattacttttgggcagaagagtaataagtttaagacaaaaaggaggtgttttctattcacatcttggagcttgtggtagaagttatgagctatctatgaaagagtgcatcttgtaatatagatctcccattgtgggtgacttattgtattctaatcaagctggtggcgaagtggtatctaaagattatcagatggtgttttttgtgtgtgtcgtggtcatgtcatgcagagtaacttttaagggggagctgtacgttgctttggcaacatttatggccaaacagggggagaagagattGTCACCCCAGATCATATTGAACAAGTTATTTCTATTCATGGtatgtgatagtgtagcttgtggaacttattcagcaggtctgatgttttgatgtgctttagcaattctgcataactggtagtttgctagttgtttttgtgctgctgtgatgacaagatgttttagccaaaaatttgccaaagggggagattgtagatgttttgattggctgcattttgtggtaaaacattcatgtgtattctgttgtcttgactaaggtcatgacatgtggtgtgtagtgttaaaggttatgcaggttctggttgtgtaagctaatacatgctgtgagttggatgtcatgctcgacgtcatgacatcagtgtttgacagcagtagctgctacattttctattctatttctattatgtttccttatttatctcagtctttattttgggaaactaaagattgtgatgattgtacatcagtaatagaacaaatcatgggctgtctttttggcaccctgatatgtgagaagcagagaattgaagtgaagaatactgtttgctgtgatttatgcagaacaggtacaacatcaagatgttctatggaatgtcacgacatgctctgtgacatcagtatttgacagcagttactgttatatttagctgacacgcgcctgctgagctggaatataaagattcagtaagtactcaaaagatgcagaatattctatggaatattatgcaatcctatgtggcgcaggtttaaaggtcaagagaatcaagattagaatattcgagaattatgcagtttctaatcatggagataaattaggaaacttatgattgaagaccttgtttttagcagaaagttttctgtgatttgtaacagcaaataatgttgtgattgtaagcccaagtccagttgggaataggttataaataggaaactttgtaacctagttttgaaagctagccggcgtttagaaagatgtaaccattagggttagccgtgtaggtgaacctcccggtttgtgggaaggtcactgatttgtgcctcgaagcctgtaggtaagaggtttgttttattcactcagaagttgtaaagcaatgagtggagttgtgtgcttggaggaagctttgaagcaactctaagatatgtttatttgtgtgctttgaatgttggtaattaagccgtcgatgcagtggctgagttgttgactgctagacatcattgctatgattgggagtggaatggagatattccatatctagggagaacctaggtagaggggtcattgggtagtgattaagtgaggagttgtaaactgggagtttagctctgaattgatactgctaatagtggacttcatccctggcttggtatgcccccagagtaggttgattgaaccgaactgggtgaacaattctgttgtgttgtttatgtttctgcattgtttatttgtaagttcagtttggatgtcataacatcgtgcatgacatcagtgtgtgatttaatgactgtgctaacacagaatctctgctaagcagatttgttaatgttaactgaactgatatgggatcccaacacttccagacttctggatgttagaagtaataaaaaattgggggatctgtatgtactgcctcagctaagctgatgacagaccagatgtcacgacatcgtatatgacatctgggttctgtcttaccagaatttcaatttatattaatgttgcactagatattttgaaattaattatgatattatttgaacatatattatttgagtttatttATGATTGATTATGTGagcatatttatattattttagtttGTTTTCTTTACAGTTAATATTACTACTATATCCGCTAACATGAATTCCGTCCCGGTCCTTAATGGTGCAAACTTTAAGGATTGGAAGGAGAACATTTTAATTGTTCTTGGCTGCATGGATCTTGAGGATGGAGCAGCCCCCTTCTCCCACAGATACCCCTGAGAAAAGGAAAAATTATGAGAAGTGGGACCGCTCCAATCGCATGAGTCTTATGATCATAAAGCGTGGCATTTCAGAGACATTTAAGGGTACTATATCTGAAGAAATAACAAGTGCCAAAGACTTCCTTGCTGAAATTGAAAAGCgctttgctaaaagtgataaggCGGAAACAAGCACCTTCCTTCAAAGCTTGATTTCTATAAAGTATAAAGGCAAAGGAAACATAAGAGAGTATATTATGGAAATGTATAACATTGCTTCCAAACTTAAGGCACTAAAACTTGATTTGTCGGACGACTTACTAGTGCATTTGGTGTTAATATCTCTTCCTGAACAATTTGGTCAATTTAAGATAAGCTATAATTGTCAGAAGGAGAGAGGATGAAGCAAGAAAGGACATGGAGTGCTCACTTGGCAAGTCCCTCTAAAAGCAAGGGCAAAAGGAAGAAATATAAGGATGTAAAGAATGAAGCTGATGAGGGTCCAATACAAAAGAAGCAAAATAAGGGTAATGGTTGTTTCTTTTGTAAAATGACTGGACATGCAAAGAAGGAATGTGCCAAGTATCACGCATGGCGTACAAAGAAAGGTATGTTTCTTACTTTGGTCTGTTATGAGGTAATTTTAGCTTCAGTACCAAGAAACGCGTGGTGGTTAGACTCCGGTGCTACTACTAACATTAGTGTTTCAATGCAGGGTTGCCTGAGTTACCGAAAGTCAAATGATGCTGAAAGATGCATTTATGTGGGAGATGGAAAGTCGGTAGAAGTATAGGCAATAGGGCATTTTAGGTTGTTATTAAGTACTGgttattatttggatttaatgGATACTTTTGTTGTACAGTCTTTTAGACGAAATTTAGTTTCTATTTCTTCATTGAACAAATTTGGTTATCATTGTacatttggaaataataaagttaGTTTATCTATTCATTCAAATATTGTTGGATCTGGTACTCTTATTGCATATGATAATCTATATTTACTTGATACTTATGCTTCTTATAATGAAACCTTGAATGTGGAATCACGTGGTACTAAGcgtaaaataaaaaacacaaattcAGGAATACTGTGGCACAAACGTCTAGGTCACATCTCTAAAAATAGAGTTGAGCGACTTGTGTCTAATGGGATCCTAGATTCCATTGACTTAACATACTTTAATGTTGGTGTTGAGTGCattaaaggaaaaaaatttataataatttgtaaAATGAGAAATATTTTGTATTACAGTTTTTATGGTTTACCTTCGTATTAAGCAACAATGTCGGTTAAAAGATatggttaatattattttttatttgttcagTAAATTGAGGGACacactttttaattatttaatctatatatattttttttatgatttggatgatatatttttattgataGTTTTAGAaacaacatatttatttttatttataaacatTACAGATTTTAAATTGTATATTTCTATAGAATTTGAACTATGATTATTGAGATCTATTATATATGACTAAATTAGATTAATACATGAATATCACATGTTTTATCATATAAAtagtttatattaaaattaaatttacatAAAAAATTACCGTTAATATTTTCACTAGTTAACACAATAGAAAAAACGAATAAACGGATACGGAGATGCCCGTCTGAAACTTAAACTTGCGCAGGCTTAAacaaatttctggctccgccgcTAATCTAGGCTTAGCCCCTTGAAGGGTGGGGCTTTGTTATACGGGTTTTTTCTCTACTattgtttttgttgaccttttagTTTTTGGTTTCTTGTATGATATCttgttttatttctttgtttttttttagtgTCTTCAGTTAGGTACGTCTTGTGATATTTGAATAATCATGTCTCTTGTATTTTTCTTCTatacttttatatattttgtcattaaaagaaaaaaaatttcaaaactatttCGGACCGGCCATATTTATCTCTCTGTGAATCAGACCACCATAAAGACGAGAGCGTCCTAGATTCAAATTAAGTATTTGTTAAGTTTCTCGAACATCTGCTGATCATTGGACCCTCAAAGACCTCGAAGTAGGAGATCTATATTCCCAACTCATCCAACTCTCCTTCACATTCCATGACAGGAAGATAGCGAGGTAGTTAGTCTACTCCCCTATATATGTTGATGGCGTTATTTCAGATAACAAGTTTCATTGTTTGAACCATGTCACTGTTGGAGGATAAGCCTTGGAGATTCATTAGTTgtaactcaaattgaagagttttgCAGGAAGCATTGATATACATAATAAATACTTTTGtgatataaaaaatacaaaatatatattaactttatttattccatgaTCTCTTGACGGAGAAAAAGGGAAAATACAATAGACATTTCACATATAAAATACCATGATTTCTTACACCGAAAATATTAATTAACTTGCAAGTTATACATATGATAAACTCACATAAACATTTTTTCAAACTATCATcatcatatttaaaataatgagTCAGAAACTCATTACATACATATTTTTTctggttttatttatttctatagCTTAGTTTAAATAAGTGATGAAATGAATCACACACTTAATATGGCCTTTGGTTAGCATAGTTACCAGGAGGGTCATAGTTGCAAGTAATGAAAGTTCCTCCATTATCACATTTCACTTTGCCACATCCAAGACGAACTGAGTTTCTCCAAACAACTTGAGTATAATGTCGACATTCACCACCAACACATGTGTTACTATTATAATCATAGTGCGGTTTCTCATTCACCCATAATTTCACTGCATCTGTGCCCCTCAAGTCTCCGCTGTAGCTCTTTGCGATATTCTCCCCGTAACGGCCACCAGAGTGGACCAGATTACAATCCTTGCGTTGATTAGCATAGTTTTGGGCATAAGCAGCGACAGTATTGTCCCAAACAATGTTTGAAACACCAACCTGAGATCTTGCTGCGTTGTGAGCGTTCACGAAGTCGGTTGATGAGTCCTGTGCATGTGCAACGTAATTTCCCATAGTGAATATTAATCCCAAGACACACAATAGAGAAATAACTGAACCCATTTTAATGTGTTTGATGAAAAATTATGGGGCTCTAGTGATGTATTTATAAGAACATTTACATAAGAAATTGGTAGTAATTGAGAAGACGATTCTTCTTGTAAGAAAAACAAGTGGCATGTGTAATTGGTACTTTCCAAAAAGAATTTGCGTTCATGACCAGAAAAACTAGGTTCCATTTTTCCACAAAATTGTAATTTAATTCTCATTAAGATGGAATATCTTTTAGGGCACCAAATAGAGACGTTAACCTTTGTTTTGGCTGATTAAAAATTGCTATTATTTTTCTTGTTTAAAATTGACTTCTCAACAAAAGGAAATGTATcataaaagaacaaaaagaaaatgtttcttaaaaaaaattaaatgtgtcTTAATTAGTTTATATATATAACTGTGATGAAGAGCCTCTAGTCTCCTTGACGTTGGCTGAGATTTTGATAAACAAGtgcataaaaaaaaacaaatagataAAGTCAGCAATGATCAACatagaggaaaaaataaagtGAATCGATGATAAAGATAAAGACAACAATCTATTACGATAAAGTgggaaagataaaaaatattgatCAAATTTAAGATTTTCTTTATCTTTGatatatcatcattcatcatatataaATCACTTAAAATCTTTGAAAATATCATTCAAAGTTAATCGAAAATATTTTCAAGTCAtcacataattttttttgaatatatgaattaaaaaaatgaaaatttctttagccacctccctatgggggtcacccccagcgaaaattccaaaatacccctgcttcggaagttcatttccgaaagcgtctttttttgaaaaaattga encodes:
- the LOC131624605 gene encoding pathogenesis-related protein 1-like, with product MGSVISLLCVLGLIFTMGNYVAHAQDSSTDFVNAHNAARSQVGVSNIVWDNTVAAYAQNYANQRKDCNLVHSGGRYGENIAKSYSGDLRGTDAVKLWVNEKPHYDYNSNTCVGGECRHYTQVVWRNSVRLGCGKVKCDNGGTFITCNYDPPGNYANQRPY
- the LOC131597702 gene encoding uncharacterized protein LOC131597702, which translates into the protein MEQPPSPTDTPEKRKNYEKWDRSNRMSLMIIKRGISETFKGTISEEITSAKDFLAEIEKRFAKSDKAETSTFLQSLISIKYKGKGNIREYIMEMYNIASKLKALKLDLSDDLLVHLVLISLPEQFGQFKISYNCQKERG